From a single Alkalihalophilus pseudofirmus genomic region:
- a CDS encoding GNAT family N-acetyltransferase — protein sequence MNIKLLPLEIEDLGLVYELYNDSQVFDTAILGYNYPQNKPSLKSKLESWIKNGKQKHFKVVNDQKEEIGLAQIFDIHNVNRSCKIGIIVKPDFWAKGYATHILHALEEICYDHIGLRRIEADVLENNLAIMKLLENQNYNREGTRKEAIFKKSEHIDAHVYGKVI from the coding sequence ATGAACATTAAGTTGTTACCGCTTGAAATAGAAGATTTAGGGTTAGTTTACGAGTTATATAACGATTCACAAGTTTTCGATACTGCCATTTTAGGGTACAATTATCCTCAAAATAAACCTTCATTAAAAAGTAAATTAGAGTCATGGATTAAAAATGGAAAACAAAAACATTTTAAAGTAGTAAATGACCAAAAGGAAGAAATTGGTCTCGCGCAAATATTTGATATACACAATGTAAACCGTTCTTGTAAAATAGGCATTATTGTGAAGCCTGACTTTTGGGCAAAAGGGTACGCTACACATATCCTTCATGCTTTAGAAGAGATTTGTTATGATCATATTGGTTTACGACGCATAGAAGCAGACGTGCTTGAGAATAATCTAGCCATTATGAAATTACTAGAAAATCAAAACTACAATAGAGAAGGAACTCGTAAAGAGGCTATCTTCAAAAAGAGTGAACATATTGATGCCCATGTGTATGGGAAAGTCATTTAA
- a CDS encoding MFS transporter, with product MNFLKSRNFALFFIGTLVSKIGDKLYLLAMPWLIYELTGSSFYMGVMFFLETIPFLFISPIAGLLADRFSHKLLLFTAALSQGLCLLAIVVFHLSRYDSIIPIFIFGFLIACGGAIFSVVLNSIIPSMFSKDRIVNVNSSFQFIDSTSLLFGSALAGILISLVGAPLVLLIDAVSFLLIAVIVLFYKVSKSNKLKVTKGQSFNHLLQGAKYVFKHNTLGPLITIMMLVNISNAVIVAMLVFYSRDVLGISAEQLGLIYTITAVFQILLTLLIPSIIRRFKHINRMLLICLFISCIGIGMVALSVEWITLSIAMVVHTAPIIIFNVMNKTLRMQIAPENLLGRVNGLFLMLSKSTLPLAGLLGGILAEFFDLKIIFGVLSILTLLIITRYWFHPFNNQENYSQEKAM from the coding sequence ATGAATTTCCTGAAATCTAGAAACTTTGCTCTCTTTTTTATTGGGACTTTAGTTTCTAAAATAGGTGACAAGCTATATCTTTTAGCTATGCCCTGGCTTATTTATGAGTTAACAGGCTCTTCTTTTTATATGGGGGTCATGTTCTTTTTAGAAACAATCCCATTCTTATTTATTTCACCAATAGCAGGGTTATTAGCAGACCGATTTTCCCATAAGCTTTTACTTTTCACAGCAGCTCTATCTCAAGGTTTATGTCTACTCGCTATAGTAGTGTTTCATTTATCGAGGTATGACAGCATCATACCAATTTTTATTTTTGGTTTCCTCATTGCTTGTGGGGGTGCGATCTTTAGTGTGGTTTTAAACAGTATTATTCCATCAATGTTCTCTAAAGATAGGATAGTTAATGTTAATTCTTCTTTTCAATTTATTGATTCCACGTCACTATTATTCGGAAGTGCTTTAGCTGGTATATTGATAAGTCTCGTAGGCGCACCTCTAGTTTTGCTTATTGATGCAGTATCCTTTCTCTTAATAGCTGTAATAGTATTATTTTACAAAGTGAGTAAATCCAACAAACTGAAGGTAACGAAGGGTCAGTCGTTTAATCATCTTTTGCAAGGTGCCAAATATGTCTTTAAACACAATACATTAGGTCCTTTAATTACTATTATGATGTTAGTGAACATTTCCAATGCAGTAATTGTAGCTATGTTGGTATTTTATTCAAGAGATGTCCTTGGCATAAGTGCAGAGCAATTAGGTTTGATATATACCATAACAGCAGTATTTCAAATTCTATTAACGCTCTTGATCCCATCTATTATAAGGCGATTTAAGCATATTAATCGTATGTTACTCATTTGTTTATTTATTAGCTGTATTGGCATTGGCATGGTTGCTTTAAGTGTGGAGTGGATTACCTTAAGCATAGCAATGGTTGTACACACTGCTCCTATCATTATTTTTAATGTTATGAATAAAACATTACGAATGCAAATTGCTCCTGAGAATCTCTTAGGTCGTGTTAATGGATTGTTTTTGATGTTAAGCAAATCTACTTTGCCATTAGCAGGATTACTAGGAGGTATTTTAGCAGAGTTTTTTGATTTGAAAATAATCTTTGGAGTGTTGAGTATTCTCACATTATTAATAATTACTAGGTACTGGTTTCACCCATTTAATAATCAAGAAAACTATTCTCAAGAAAAAGCTATGTAG
- the tsaA gene encoding tRNA (N6-threonylcarbamoyladenosine(37)-N6)-methyltransferase TrmO encodes MDMYQGSYLGVVSSPRKEMEDDNWGGVISKIELNSDLPEDSLKGLESFSHLEIIFHMNQVKPEKVVLGARHPRNNKEWPSVGIFGQRAKARPNALGVSRCRLLEINGRELTVQALDAIDGTPVLDIKPYMSEFAPIGEVRQPEWASELMKNYYKDLEE; translated from the coding sequence ATGGATATGTATCAAGGGAGTTACCTGGGAGTTGTCAGCTCTCCAAGGAAAGAAATGGAAGATGATAACTGGGGAGGAGTGATTAGTAAAATCGAGTTGAATTCTGACTTGCCTGAGGATTCTCTTAAAGGGTTAGAGTCTTTTTCGCATTTAGAGATTATTTTTCATATGAACCAGGTAAAGCCTGAAAAAGTTGTTCTAGGTGCGAGGCACCCAAGGAATAATAAAGAGTGGCCAAGCGTTGGAATATTTGGGCAGAGAGCGAAGGCTAGGCCAAATGCATTGGGTGTATCTAGGTGTCGGCTTTTAGAGATAAACGGAAGAGAGCTAACAGTTCAAGCATTAGATGCCATTGATGGTACGCCTGTATTAGATATAAAACCTTATATGAGTGAATTTGCACCTATAGGGGAAGTTAGGCAGCCGGAGTGGGCTAGTGAGTTAATGAAAAATTATTATAAGGATCTAGAGGAATGA
- a CDS encoding class I SAM-dependent methyltransferase produces the protein MNQSAKRFDEIANNFLNSEVHKSSPSIEILKELLGDQSDSRMCDVACGAGHLGLSFDYKELISVDPSTSMLKNVAKLAESKNKKLQTVNAYAEELPFPSEAFDVVMTRLAAHHFDDIKKSIQEMYRVLKPEGQVCIIDLQGYDDELIDQFNHEIEVLHDETHVKSYSLNDWVNLLEDEGFLIEETRENLSEKTGGVGVKRWCEIASSGPEAEAAIRRKLKEAPATLIESLGIEYKEIDFFIPVRTVMLVAKKR, from the coding sequence GTGAATCAAAGTGCAAAGAGATTTGATGAGATAGCTAATAATTTTCTGAATAGTGAAGTTCATAAGTCTAGCCCAAGCATTGAAATTTTAAAAGAGTTGTTGGGGGATCAATCGGATAGTCGTATGTGTGATGTCGCATGTGGTGCTGGGCACTTAGGATTATCGTTTGATTATAAAGAATTAATCAGTGTAGATCCTTCAACCTCTATGTTAAAGAATGTTGCTAAGTTAGCTGAATCTAAAAATAAAAAGCTGCAGACTGTGAATGCTTATGCGGAGGAACTACCATTCCCTTCAGAGGCTTTTGATGTTGTGATGACAAGGCTGGCTGCGCATCATTTTGATGATATTAAGAAATCAATACAAGAGATGTATAGGGTACTGAAGCCAGAGGGCCAGGTTTGTATAATTGATCTTCAAGGTTATGATGACGAGTTAATAGATCAATTTAACCACGAGATAGAAGTTTTGCATGATGAGACTCATGTAAAAAGTTATTCTTTAAACGATTGGGTGAATTTACTTGAAGATGAAGGTTTTTTAATTGAAGAGACCAGAGAAAACCTTAGTGAGAAAACTGGTGGCGTTGGTGTGAAACGTTGGTGTGAGATTGCTTCATCAGGTCCAGAAGCAGAGGCAGCCATTAGAAGGAAATTAAAAGAAGCTCCTGCGACATTGATTGAAAGCTTAGGAATAGAATATAAAGAAATTGATTTTTTTATTCCTGTGCGAACAGTCATGCTTGTAGCAAAGAAGCGATGA
- a CDS encoding radical SAM protein has product MSTSYTELNLGELLKRHPELQISHTDYNINVTANFGTKLSSGDAEKMYQDFDGAGKPSTLYFHVPLCSYICHFCNYVKKYLPEDGNEEEVLENWVNLLIKESTENLHRNNWVSKARIESIYIGGGTASLLKPHHLRKLMTHIKENYYIADGCEVSLEGNPDNYQGNELAEAIEMGFNRFSIGVQSLDDQVINAVGRKHDRAMSLSAIDKLLVTEKPFNVDVIFGLPYQTPMSIAEDVRILCEKGVPTITIYRLRNADRQKMGIGNSSLWNNKRVREKMENANLFPSLEMTYTMREEILKVFLEYGYQPSPCGWWSRPDTYAEGNIPQISKNKWERYDSMIAYGPGVYGWLTGGQDTVLQTHNISDIGKYVEAMESNENPLSFGRLLEGNQAISTALGFNYKANQPIKVERYQKQFGVNLLTDTPYAEVISSLIENRLLLKVDENTLIPTLDGEALHEEIISIYFHNKIGNFTTEICNK; this is encoded by the coding sequence ATGTCTACTAGCTATACTGAATTAAACCTTGGAGAATTACTCAAAAGACATCCAGAATTACAAATCTCTCATACTGATTATAATATAAATGTAACAGCAAATTTTGGAACGAAACTAAGCAGTGGTGACGCTGAGAAAATGTATCAAGACTTCGATGGTGCGGGTAAACCTTCCACTTTGTATTTTCACGTACCTCTGTGCTCTTATATATGCCACTTTTGTAATTACGTTAAGAAATACCTCCCGGAAGATGGTAATGAAGAAGAAGTTTTAGAAAATTGGGTGAACCTTCTGATTAAAGAATCTACCGAGAATTTACATAGGAATAACTGGGTAAGTAAAGCGAGAATTGAATCTATTTATATTGGCGGTGGAACAGCCTCTCTTTTGAAGCCTCATCATCTGAGGAAACTAATGACTCATATCAAAGAAAATTATTATATAGCGGATGGATGTGAAGTTTCTTTAGAAGGTAATCCCGACAACTATCAAGGAAATGAGTTAGCCGAAGCAATTGAAATGGGCTTCAATCGCTTTAGTATAGGTGTGCAGTCTCTTGATGATCAGGTTATAAATGCAGTGGGACGCAAACACGATCGAGCCATGTCACTTAGCGCAATCGATAAACTATTAGTTACAGAAAAGCCTTTTAATGTGGACGTGATCTTCGGCTTACCATATCAAACACCCATGAGTATCGCTGAAGATGTAAGAATATTATGTGAAAAAGGAGTGCCGACTATTACCATATATAGGTTAAGGAATGCTGATAGACAGAAGATGGGTATTGGTAATAGCTCCTTATGGAATAATAAACGTGTTAGAGAAAAGATGGAAAATGCGAACTTATTTCCTAGTTTAGAGATGACTTATACGATGCGTGAAGAAATATTGAAGGTCTTTCTAGAATATGGTTATCAGCCAAGCCCATGTGGTTGGTGGAGCCGTCCTGACACCTATGCAGAAGGTAACATCCCACAAATTTCAAAAAACAAGTGGGAACGTTATGATTCTATGATTGCCTATGGACCTGGTGTATATGGATGGTTGACAGGTGGCCAAGATACAGTACTTCAAACACATAATATCAGCGATATAGGAAAGTATGTAGAAGCAATGGAAAGCAATGAAAATCCTTTATCATTTGGAAGGTTATTAGAAGGGAATCAAGCGATCTCGACAGCTCTTGGGTTTAACTATAAAGCTAACCAGCCAATTAAAGTGGAGAGGTATCAGAAACAATTCGGTGTCAATTTGTTAACCGACACACCTTATGCAGAGGTGATTTCTTCGTTAATTGAAAATAGGTTATTACTTAAAGTCGATGAGAATACTCTTATCCCTACTTTAGATGGTGAAGCCTTACATGAAGAAATTATTTCTATATACTTTCACAATAAGATTGGAAACTTCACAACGGAAATTTGTAACAAATAG
- a CDS encoding radical SAM/SPASM domain-containing protein: MVKIPYQINDGGLVGLIPTGKVHFFEETIQPLLDEVNNGTRRASSINYQEYMIDEPLVDLDKFHLSAPAIAFIETTNLCNLRCKHCYANSALKRPNEMSTDLIKDTIDQLAEVGVLQLFLSGGEIFAHKDAVEIINYARTKPFYTQIFTNGMLITEEKLKALTPNTSFFISFDTADPERTIRGGMDFPKLREKFELMKKYGHAFRTAISVHRYNLDDAEEIFEWCVNNGYPRPQWLETHPIGRALLHPDILLQPEHISKSIDIYKRCMDKFSKPEYEAPPKDESKEASRMFSLETIKFCQKLERATNQEKCGRSIAYINSAGDVYPCSNCMSNEDFMAGNLREHSFADIWSGGFDEFRNITFEDFKSCQSCAVYQEDIWCQFRCPPLAKNVSKDKLGCGATEYLQIFMIEANRYWEQRKQEGYTLKLEMHK, encoded by the coding sequence ATGGTAAAAATACCATATCAAATAAATGATGGAGGACTGGTGGGGTTAATTCCAACCGGAAAAGTCCATTTTTTTGAAGAAACAATACAACCATTGTTAGATGAAGTTAATAATGGGACTCGGAGGGCCTCTTCTATTAATTATCAGGAATATATGATTGATGAACCGCTAGTGGATCTGGATAAATTTCATTTGAGTGCTCCGGCTATAGCTTTTATTGAAACGACAAATTTATGTAATTTAAGGTGCAAACATTGTTATGCTAACTCAGCTCTAAAGAGGCCAAATGAAATGTCTACTGATTTGATTAAAGACACCATTGACCAACTAGCTGAAGTAGGAGTCTTACAGCTTTTTTTAAGTGGGGGAGAAATTTTTGCTCACAAAGATGCGGTAGAGATAATAAATTATGCGAGAACAAAACCGTTTTACACTCAAATATTCACAAATGGAATGTTAATAACAGAAGAAAAGTTAAAAGCCCTCACACCGAATACTTCTTTTTTTATTAGCTTTGATACGGCTGACCCAGAAAGAACAATTCGAGGGGGAATGGATTTCCCTAAGCTAAGAGAGAAATTTGAATTAATGAAGAAGTATGGACATGCTTTCCGTACAGCTATTTCAGTTCATCGATACAATCTAGACGATGCAGAAGAAATATTTGAATGGTGTGTAAATAACGGATATCCGCGTCCGCAATGGCTAGAAACACACCCTATTGGGCGTGCTCTACTACATCCAGATATTTTATTGCAGCCAGAACACATCTCAAAATCAATTGACATTTATAAACGATGTATGGACAAGTTTAGTAAGCCTGAATACGAAGCTCCTCCAAAAGATGAGTCTAAAGAAGCTAGTAGAATGTTTAGTTTAGAGACGATTAAATTTTGTCAGAAGCTAGAACGAGCAACTAACCAAGAAAAATGTGGTCGTTCTATTGCGTATATAAATAGCGCCGGTGATGTATATCCCTGTAGTAATTGTATGAGTAATGAAGATTTTATGGCTGGGAACCTAAGAGAACATTCATTTGCTGATATTTGGTCAGGCGGTTTTGATGAATTTAGAAACATTACTTTTGAGGATTTTAAGAGCTGTCAGTCTTGTGCTGTTTATCAGGAAGATATTTGGTGTCAATTTCGATGTCCGCCACTTGCTAAGAATGTATCCAAAGATAAGTTAGGTTGCGGAGCAACAGAGTATTTGCAAATTTTTATGATTGAAGCAAACCGCTATTGGGAGCAACGTAAGCAAGAAGGATATACTCTTAAACTTGAAATGCACAAATAA
- a CDS encoding helix-turn-helix domain-containing protein has translation MEHFGEIIRRERKRQKKTQTMVAGDIISVSTLSNIETGKITEIHPTVFNHLVSALNLSNEVFTDKKVIDKIKSLLTQASTFEALQHEKSEKIYLTILELASESHLYSFKAEAHRKLGNHYFNLRRFEEAEKQLKEAMSTFSSLSSESKGEFKCKIKLAAIKFAKEKYKMALTEFEELYDQASGNQTLKIYKGILQYNIASTYYRLNNFNKASYFCEESIENLLPDDKEYLISTLILSSILLTRNGYYLLARAKLTKAQEYANNFNKPILLTKILHNIGEIDNQSGNLGSAKDYFSSSLELNMNLNNDLGVARNKMGLAHIYLKNKEFSLSKELAEESLMLFRKTHSKFDELECLILLSGVYKQLAHTSLELDSLLKAYSIAQLLNRKETLFHISLKLAWFHKSQNNLEKCNDYLHKALTLKTEDFLL, from the coding sequence ATGGAACATTTTGGTGAGATTATCAGGAGAGAAAGGAAACGCCAAAAGAAGACTCAAACCATGGTTGCTGGTGATATAATTTCAGTCAGCACATTAAGTAATATCGAGACTGGTAAGATAACTGAAATTCACCCAACAGTTTTTAATCATCTTGTAAGCGCTCTAAATTTAAGCAATGAAGTATTTACTGATAAAAAGGTAATCGATAAAATCAAAAGCTTATTAACTCAAGCTTCTACTTTCGAAGCTCTTCAACATGAGAAATCCGAGAAGATCTATCTCACTATATTAGAACTAGCTTCAGAATCACATTTGTATTCTTTTAAAGCTGAAGCTCATAGAAAATTAGGCAATCACTATTTTAATTTGCGAAGGTTTGAGGAGGCAGAAAAGCAATTAAAAGAGGCGATGTCTACCTTCTCTAGTTTATCTAGTGAAAGTAAAGGGGAGTTTAAGTGCAAGATTAAACTCGCAGCAATCAAATTCGCTAAAGAAAAGTATAAAATGGCATTAACCGAATTTGAAGAATTATACGATCAGGCATCAGGTAACCAAACACTTAAAATCTATAAAGGCATTCTTCAATATAATATTGCTTCAACGTATTACCGATTAAATAACTTTAATAAGGCTAGTTATTTTTGTGAAGAATCCATTGAGAATTTATTACCGGATGACAAAGAGTATCTGATAAGTACTTTAATCCTCTCATCGATATTGTTGACTAGGAATGGGTACTACTTACTAGCCCGTGCTAAATTAACAAAAGCCCAAGAATATGCTAACAACTTTAATAAACCTATTCTTCTAACAAAAATCCTTCATAATATTGGAGAAATAGATAATCAGAGTGGGAATTTAGGTAGTGCAAAAGACTATTTTAGCTCAAGCTTGGAATTAAATATGAACCTGAATAATGACCTTGGAGTGGCAAGGAATAAGATGGGCTTAGCTCATATCTATTTAAAAAATAAAGAGTTTTCACTCTCTAAAGAATTAGCTGAAGAAAGCTTGATGCTTTTTAGAAAGACACACTCTAAATTTGATGAACTAGAATGTCTTATCCTTCTAAGTGGTGTATACAAACAGCTAGCTCATACTTCTTTGGAATTAGATTCCTTATTAAAAGCTTATAGCATAGCCCAGCTTCTAAATAGAAAAGAAACATTGTTTCATATTTCACTCAAACTAGCATGGTTTCATAAAAGTCAAAATAACCTAGAAAAATGTAACGACTATCTACATAAAGCTCTTACTTTAAAAACAGAAGACTTCCTATTATAA
- a CDS encoding SMI1/KNR4 family protein: MTRDEIANLLDGILDKELGNLDIPLASDWENIEKKFGCQFPSEFKFFIELMSKYSFPGDILNVSDGNTNGNDTIEFTYDYEMKQGGWKEELIPFYSIGNGDYFCLLSSECPNTGVYYYSHEDTNIDKEANNFEEWLKQLPTFLS; the protein is encoded by the coding sequence GTGACAAGAGATGAAATTGCAAATTTATTAGATGGTATATTAGATAAAGAATTAGGGAATTTAGATATTCCTTTGGCAAGTGATTGGGAAAATATCGAAAAAAAGTTTGGATGTCAATTTCCATCAGAATTTAAATTTTTTATTGAATTAATGTCAAAATATTCGTTTCCAGGAGATATCTTAAATGTTTCCGATGGTAATACAAATGGAAATGACACTATTGAATTTACCTATGACTATGAAATGAAACAGGGGGGGTGGAAAGAAGAATTAATCCCGTTTTATAGTATAGGTAATGGTGACTACTTCTGCCTTCTTTCCAGTGAGTGTCCAAACACAGGGGTTTACTATTATTCCCATGAAGATACTAATATAGATAAAGAAGCTAATAACTTTGAAGAATGGTTAAAACAGTTGCCTACTTTTTTGAGTTAA
- a CDS encoding T7SS effector LXG polymorphic toxin — MKALDVTDLHSGIEEIQAKIEVHIEQLSKIEKSVTAIVGLSDSLKGEGGTAIRGFFQEGHIPLLAFLKLSLTQYNKVLSQMKASLQALEPAANGRILESFLEGDLEQSLRQVELVTANLTSQTNAVMNKVSDIVALPPLRDDEVKHYVQKAKREKDQTIEHLHQFDYEQVSSLESVEADVNLLERYVQELQAMFQGKGSNVSTHLTNQLTYNSFYLMLNSKLAGKQTQNTQLFKQMYSPAYAINTTMTQAVTFDKWTNPSCPRPDHVNKAVAGEPERNWFQEAGDQIVSGAKTVGKAAKDHSREIGSTVLDFTPIAGNIKAGVEAKSGVDPITKRELEDWEKYFAAAGILTGGLSKLGSKAVKGVKGVDRKGIDNVKLSPSNYPNPDPPMTIPPVRYEPKTIEEVIRMRQGKGPTTKMLHGDKNIEAHHRQQVPVKNGGILDELEQRTHRGGGNHTRHDKPSQLTPSQRAKEIREHYKERGKEYILPGEGI, encoded by the coding sequence ATGAAAGCATTGGATGTGACGGATTTACATAGTGGTATAGAAGAGATCCAAGCTAAAATAGAAGTACATATAGAACAACTATCTAAAATAGAAAAAAGTGTTACAGCCATTGTTGGCTTGAGTGATTCATTAAAGGGAGAGGGAGGAACGGCTATTCGTGGTTTCTTTCAAGAAGGGCATATTCCATTGCTTGCATTCCTCAAGCTGTCACTAACACAATACAATAAGGTTCTATCTCAAATGAAAGCCTCCTTACAGGCTTTAGAACCGGCAGCCAATGGCCGAATTCTAGAAAGCTTTCTTGAGGGTGATTTGGAACAGAGCTTGCGCCAAGTAGAGCTAGTGACTGCTAATCTCACTAGTCAAACAAATGCTGTCATGAACAAAGTGTCTGACATTGTCGCGCTTCCTCCTCTTCGGGATGATGAAGTAAAGCACTATGTCCAAAAAGCGAAGCGAGAAAAAGACCAAACGATCGAACACTTGCATCAATTTGATTATGAGCAAGTTTCCTCACTAGAATCGGTAGAAGCAGATGTCAACCTGTTGGAGCGATATGTACAGGAGCTTCAAGCAATGTTCCAAGGAAAAGGAAGCAATGTATCCACGCATCTGACAAATCAATTGACGTACAATTCTTTCTATCTTATGTTGAATTCAAAGCTAGCAGGAAAGCAAACACAAAACACACAATTATTTAAACAGATGTATTCCCCAGCTTATGCAATTAATACAACGATGACACAGGCAGTAACCTTTGATAAATGGACAAACCCAAGCTGCCCGAGGCCTGATCATGTAAATAAGGCAGTAGCTGGAGAGCCGGAACGTAACTGGTTTCAGGAGGCTGGAGATCAGATAGTAAGTGGTGCGAAAACAGTAGGTAAAGCGGCAAAAGATCATTCCAGAGAAATTGGTTCTACCGTTTTGGACTTCACTCCAATCGCTGGAAATATTAAAGCGGGCGTAGAGGCTAAAAGTGGAGTAGACCCTATAACAAAAAGAGAGTTAGAGGATTGGGAAAAATATTTTGCAGCAGCTGGTATTCTCACAGGAGGTCTTTCTAAGCTAGGCTCTAAAGCAGTTAAAGGAGTTAAGGGTGTTGATCGAAAGGGTATAGATAATGTTAAGCTAAGTCCATCAAATTATCCAAATCCAGACCCACCTATGACTATACCACCTGTAAGATATGAACCAAAAACAATTGAAGAAGTCATAAGAATGCGTCAAGGAAAAGGACCAACAACTAAAATGTTGCATGGTGATAAAAATATAGAAGCACACCATAGACAACAAGTCCCTGTTAAAAATGGTGGGATATTAGATGAATTAGAACAAAGAACTCATAGAGGTGGAGGAAATCATACACGTCATGATAAACCTTCCCAGTTAACTCCTTCTCAAAGAGCTAAGGAAATTAGAGAACACTATAAAGAAAGAGGAAAAGAATATATACTACCAGGAGAAGGAATTTAA
- a CDS encoding helix-turn-helix domain-containing protein, whose amino-acid sequence MGEHIGSRIYELRSYYGIGQKELAEGICTQGNISHIEKGNQLPNSDILFQVAKKLGVGVQYFFEDYETPRNNYIEDTCEMIRHYLHKHEYERAYSIINTELKNPLFRRADLTKFLLWQKSVCHFHLFSKEEAIDLLDVAIDIKIGHSRALSMLDIELFTSSAIMLTDIGQYKQATLKYNTAIKKFKKHPHSNYGNIKIPIRILYNSSINFYRDNDFINSYERANQGIKLCLENDSLYLLGELYYQAGISSFKTGGKDYLSLIESSLWLLKKKASSHVEYINEKYNYYKSLDPQVNSIEV is encoded by the coding sequence GTGGGTGAACATATAGGCAGTAGGATTTATGAGCTTCGAAGTTATTACGGAATAGGGCAGAAGGAATTAGCAGAAGGAATTTGCACACAAGGTAATATCTCTCACATTGAAAAAGGAAATCAGCTTCCTAATTCAGATATTCTATTTCAAGTCGCTAAGAAGTTAGGAGTGGGTGTTCAATATTTCTTTGAAGACTATGAGACACCTCGCAATAATTACATTGAGGACACGTGTGAAATGATCAGACACTATCTACATAAACATGAGTATGAACGGGCGTATTCAATTATTAATACGGAACTAAAGAACCCTTTATTTCGACGGGCCGACCTAACAAAATTCTTGCTATGGCAAAAAAGCGTTTGCCATTTTCACTTATTTAGCAAGGAGGAAGCCATAGATCTTTTAGATGTTGCTATTGATATCAAAATTGGTCATAGCAGGGCTCTTTCCATGCTAGATATTGAACTTTTCACAAGCAGTGCAATAATGCTTACAGATATAGGTCAATATAAGCAAGCTACTTTAAAATACAATACAGCAATTAAAAAGTTTAAAAAACATCCTCACTCCAATTATGGCAATATCAAAATTCCAATTAGAATCTTATATAACAGTTCTATAAACTTCTATCGAGATAATGATTTCATTAACTCTTATGAACGTGCTAATCAGGGGATAAAGTTGTGTTTAGAAAACGATTCCTTATACTTGCTTGGAGAGCTCTACTATCAAGCGGGCATTTCTTCATTCAAAACAGGAGGAAAAGATTATCTTTCTCTAATAGAGTCAAGTCTCTGGTTATTAAAGAAAAAGGCAAGTTCTCATGTGGAATATATTAATGAAAAATATAATTATTATAAAAGTCTGGATCCTCAAGTAAATTCAATCGAGGTATAG